Proteins co-encoded in one Methylomonas albis genomic window:
- a CDS encoding lysozyme has product MARDISKAVELIKSFEGIPDGDPSTVNLDAYLCPAGYWTIGWGHVVIDSNGSQVKGVSNKPIARAIYPNGITKAEAEILLQDDVRKFSTGVEDAIHVQISDTRFCALVSFAFNIGIGAFRDSTLTKLLNQGETTQIPSQLLRWTKSGGKELAGLKRRRTAEAELWNSVAS; this is encoded by the coding sequence ATGGCAAGAGATATAAGTAAAGCAGTTGAATTAATTAAATCGTTTGAAGGCATACCTGACGGTGACCCATCGACAGTCAATTTAGATGCGTATCTATGTCCGGCAGGTTACTGGACGATTGGCTGGGGACATGTGGTAATAGACTCGAACGGAAGTCAGGTCAAAGGTGTTTCTAATAAACCTATAGCCCGCGCAATTTATCCCAATGGCATCACAAAGGCCGAAGCAGAAATTTTGCTACAAGACGATGTCAGAAAGTTTTCTACTGGCGTTGAAGATGCAATACATGTTCAGATTAGCGATACGCGCTTCTGCGCCTTAGTCAGTTTCGCATTTAATATTGGTATTGGCGCATTCAGAGACTCAACATTGACCAAGTTATTAAATCAAGGCGAAACAACTCAAATACCCTCTCAACTTCTACGGTGGACAAAATCTGGCGGGAAAGAATTAGCTGGTTTAAAGCGAAGAAGAACTGCCGAAGCGGAACTCTGGAATTCCGTAGCTTCCTAA
- a CDS encoding response regulator, with product MNVLLIDDHFCAREGVACLLKQIYPDIQVFEAESFTGGLAIAREQPLNLVLLDLQLPDRSGLAGLVELKQEFPDLCVVMFSGVEDRELVFQALKSGAMGFVVKTVSRQVFTEALRDVLSGKVYLPATIVGSSTLLTSGDQTTTGIRPATSPASLGLTPREFEILRWIACGHTNKLIAKQLNIQEQTVRNHLRPIFQKFGVSRRTELLVKLFEQGIVFGLSGAGK from the coding sequence ATGAACGTCCTACTCATAGACGACCACTTCTGCGCCCGGGAGGGCGTGGCGTGTTTGTTGAAACAGATCTACCCGGATATACAGGTGTTCGAGGCGGAGAGTTTTACCGGCGGCTTGGCAATTGCTCGGGAGCAGCCGTTAAATTTGGTATTGCTGGATTTGCAATTGCCGGATCGGAGTGGTCTGGCAGGTTTAGTTGAGTTGAAACAGGAGTTTCCGGACTTGTGCGTCGTGATGTTTTCCGGAGTGGAAGATAGGGAGTTGGTGTTTCAGGCTTTAAAGTCCGGGGCGATGGGGTTTGTGGTTAAGACTGTCTCCCGTCAGGTGTTCACCGAAGCCTTGCGCGATGTGTTGTCCGGCAAGGTGTATTTGCCGGCGACTATTGTCGGTAGTTCGACGCTTTTAACTTCTGGTGATCAAACCACGACAGGCATACGCCCGGCGACCAGTCCGGCCAGCTTGGGTTTAACGCCGCGCGAGTTCGAGATTTTGCGCTGGATTGCCTGCGGGCATACCAACAAACTAATTGCGAAACAATTGAATATTCAGGAACAGACGGTCCGGAATCATTTGCGGCCGATTTTTCAGAAATTCGGTGTGTCGCGGCGGACCGAGTTGTTAGTCAAGTTGTTCGAGCAGGGGATTGTGTTTGGTTTGTCGGGGGCGGGGAAGTGA
- a CDS encoding ABC transporter permease, whose amino-acid sequence MNLNPEFQRQLILECSQARLVGAPAVLGAIFTLTYSLDNYRLGNLTAQAALTLFMLITLLWGTRQSLDSIVEEYRDRTWDTQRLSALGPWQMAWGKLLGSTSMAWYCAGICLLVHALATDNPAALPLLFFEAIGTALLVQSAGLLLGLLAAQRGQLKTGSILILVLVGFIVIMPPLSDLTDTANYLPDNSQSSSWYSLTVNAQTLHQISLCCALFWCVMGNYRLLAQDLGLRNLPWAWLGFTLFLIVYLGGFIPSSSYSFSLAAFAVCSVLTYIGVVVERHEPMRIKRLLDYWRQANWRRVGEELPLSALSFALSMPFALFLSFHEQPFAWLNISLHSYPLAIALLVLRDCAVYLFFCYGKNPQRAFSLSLLSAALLYGILPGLFGAIGMSSISALFFPLWADSAIGALSIATLQCALILSILYQRWKLSI is encoded by the coding sequence ATGAATCTAAATCCCGAATTTCAACGCCAACTGATTTTGGAATGCTCGCAAGCCCGGCTGGTAGGCGCACCTGCAGTGCTAGGCGCGATATTTACTTTAACGTATTCGCTGGACAACTACCGGCTAGGTAATTTAACCGCGCAAGCCGCACTCACACTGTTTATGCTGATTACTCTGCTGTGGGGCACCCGGCAAAGCCTGGACAGCATCGTCGAGGAATACCGGGACCGCACCTGGGATACGCAACGCCTGTCGGCTCTCGGCCCTTGGCAAATGGCCTGGGGCAAACTGCTGGGCAGCACCAGCATGGCCTGGTATTGCGCCGGCATATGTTTGCTGGTCCACGCGCTAGCTACCGACAATCCGGCCGCCCTGCCCTTGCTGTTTTTTGAGGCGATTGGTACGGCGTTATTGGTGCAAAGCGCAGGTCTTTTGCTGGGTTTACTGGCGGCACAACGCGGTCAGCTTAAAACCGGGTCGATACTGATTTTGGTATTAGTGGGTTTTATTGTCATCATGCCGCCGCTATCCGATTTAACCGATACCGCCAATTATTTGCCCGACAATTCACAAAGCAGTTCTTGGTACAGCCTGACGGTGAACGCCCAGACTTTGCACCAAATCAGCCTATGCTGCGCATTATTCTGGTGCGTAATGGGCAACTATCGACTGCTGGCGCAAGACTTGGGTTTACGAAATTTGCCTTGGGCCTGGTTGGGATTTACGCTGTTTTTGATCGTCTACTTAGGCGGCTTTATTCCGAGCTCGAGTTATTCGTTTTCCTTGGCTGCATTTGCGGTGTGCAGTGTACTGACTTATATCGGTGTGGTTGTCGAACGTCACGAACCGATGCGCATCAAACGCTTGCTAGATTATTGGCGACAAGCCAACTGGCGCCGAGTGGGCGAGGAACTACCGCTAAGCGCGCTGAGCTTTGCGCTGAGCATGCCGTTTGCCCTTTTTCTAAGTTTTCACGAACAGCCATTTGCCTGGCTGAACATCTCCTTACATTCCTATCCTCTGGCAATAGCATTATTGGTGTTGCGGGATTGCGCCGTGTATCTATTCTTTTGCTACGGCAAAAATCCGCAACGCGCCTTCAGCCTGAGTTTGTTATCGGCCGCGCTACTGTACGGCATTCTGCCTGGCTTGTTCGGCGCGATCGGGATGAGCAGTATATCGGCGCTATTTTTTCCGCTGTGGGCCGATTCGGCAATTGGCGCGCTGAGCATTGCAACTTTGCAATGCGCATTGATTTTAAGCATCCTTTATCAACGCTGGAAACTGAGTATTTAA
- a CDS encoding ABC transporter ATP-binding protein: MITVDKLTFEYPGLRALDDVSFTIAAGSITALVGPNGAGKTTLLRCMAALDQPVSGSINIAGIDVLEQPRDCHRIIGYLSDFFGLYQRLTVRQCLHYVARAQGIPESACEPAINDVSRRLHIQDRLENHPSELSRGLRQRVAIAQAIIHKPPVVLLDEPASGLDPEARHKLAELFLDLQAQGMTLLVSSHILAELEAYCTDMLVLRQGRIVEQVAVKAPALLKPFNLLLANPVENLLRLLQSVPDIKVLNCDDKQQALLQIHGDAAQQHQLLKALIALDLPVCEFAPAASNLQDTYLQTIRQQP, encoded by the coding sequence ATGATCACCGTCGATAAGCTGACTTTCGAATACCCCGGCCTGCGCGCTCTGGACGATGTGTCGTTCACCATTGCCGCCGGTAGCATCACCGCGCTGGTTGGGCCCAACGGCGCCGGTAAAACCACCTTACTTCGTTGCATGGCCGCTCTGGATCAACCCGTCAGCGGCTCCATCAATATCGCCGGCATCGACGTATTGGAACAGCCGCGCGATTGCCACCGCATCATTGGCTATTTATCTGATTTTTTTGGACTCTATCAACGCTTGACCGTACGGCAATGCCTGCATTATGTCGCCCGTGCCCAAGGTATTCCCGAATCCGCTTGCGAGCCCGCCATCAACGATGTCAGCCGGCGTTTACATATTCAGGACCGTTTGGAGAACCACCCAAGCGAGTTATCACGCGGTTTGCGGCAAAGAGTAGCCATCGCCCAGGCCATCATCCACAAACCGCCGGTGGTATTGCTCGACGAACCGGCCTCCGGCCTGGATCCGGAAGCCCGCCACAAACTGGCTGAGCTATTTCTGGATTTGCAAGCCCAAGGCATGACGTTATTAGTCTCCTCTCATATCCTCGCCGAACTGGAAGCCTACTGCACCGATATGCTGGTGTTGCGCCAGGGCCGAATCGTCGAGCAAGTTGCGGTAAAAGCGCCGGCCTTGCTCAAACCGTTTAATTTGCTGCTGGCTAATCCGGTAGAAAACCTGCTGCGGCTCCTGCAATCCGTGCCTGATATTAAGGTGTTGAATTGCGACGATAAACAACAAGCCCTGTTACAAATACACGGCGACGCTGCACAACAACACCAGCTATTAAAGGCCTTGATCGCGTTGGATTTACCAGTCTGCGAATTTGCCCCGGCCGCCAGCAATCTGCAAGACACTTACCTGCAAACCATCCGCCAACAGCCATGA
- a CDS encoding acyltransferase family protein, whose product MAPKTHISYLDTIRGLAALAVISEHFVIAYGLPCETTLCRQLLDFSPLHIWWDGSAAVSMFFVLSGVVLSLRYFRAGHIPDLSQFHLARFLINRMFRIWLPYLLVLLISTGLFVNTFDSEILKTSLPATDWITGMWHKFPLTPSDMLRESFLLKLPALIVLLPQAWTLSIELVLSLLLPVGLLLAGRGTSWLVFFGLLATSLLGVSIFLLHFLLGMTIARHYTDLTHYLSGRRWQRRLLLLTGLAFYTCGTFVPSDIFGDTAVWLGSGLGAGLILMFVLGSKDAQQALSQPMLRQIGKVSYSAYLSHMAILICLTPLVLKFLEGFTENRLALWFSGWLITIVCVQGVSLLFYHWLEIPSMSLGRRVTDAIAAIGRPTV is encoded by the coding sequence GTGGCGCCTAAAACTCATATCAGTTACCTTGACACTATTCGCGGCCTGGCGGCCCTGGCCGTTATCAGCGAACATTTCGTGATCGCCTACGGACTGCCCTGCGAAACAACACTATGCCGGCAACTACTGGATTTCTCACCGCTACATATTTGGTGGGACGGCTCGGCGGCGGTTTCCATGTTTTTCGTGCTCAGCGGCGTGGTGCTGTCTTTGCGCTATTTTCGCGCCGGTCACATACCCGATCTCAGCCAGTTTCATTTGGCTCGCTTCTTGATCAATCGGATGTTCCGGATCTGGCTACCGTATTTACTGGTCTTGCTAATCAGTACCGGTCTGTTTGTGAACACGTTCGACAGCGAGATACTCAAGACCAGTCTACCTGCCACCGATTGGATAACCGGCATGTGGCATAAATTTCCGTTAACGCCATCTGACATGCTGCGTGAGAGCTTTTTGTTGAAATTGCCCGCCTTAATCGTACTGCTGCCGCAAGCCTGGACTTTAAGTATCGAACTGGTGTTGTCGCTGCTGTTGCCGGTGGGCTTGTTGCTAGCGGGGCGCGGCACGTCTTGGTTAGTGTTTTTCGGGTTGCTGGCGACCAGCCTGTTGGGGGTGTCGATTTTCTTGCTGCATTTCCTATTGGGTATGACTATTGCCAGGCACTATACCGACTTGACCCATTACCTATCCGGTCGGCGCTGGCAACGGCGTTTGTTGTTATTGACCGGCTTAGCGTTTTATACCTGCGGCACTTTTGTGCCGTCCGACATATTCGGCGATACGGCGGTCTGGCTGGGTTCCGGCTTGGGTGCCGGCTTGATTTTAATGTTCGTGCTCGGTTCTAAAGATGCACAACAGGCGCTATCGCAGCCGATGTTACGGCAAATCGGCAAAGTGTCTTACAGCGCCTATCTCAGCCATATGGCCATCTTGATTTGTCTGACACCGCTTGTTTTAAAATTTCTGGAAGGTTTCACCGAGAACCGGCTGGCACTATGGTTTAGCGGCTGGCTTATTACCATAGTCTGCGTACAAGGCGTTTCGTTGCTGTTTTATCATTGGTTGGAGATACCCAGTATGAGTTTGGGGCGGCGAGTAACCGATGCGATAGCGGCCATCGGCAGGCCGACGGTATAA
- a CDS encoding class I SAM-dependent methyltransferase yields the protein METQSESLAEIEAATLNHYNQNAKSYWQGTKEHDVSQNYAAFLGALPQDEALDILDLGCGPGRDVFYFKSLGHRPVGLDGSEVFCRMARAYSGCRILQQSMLSLDLQALSFDGIFANASLFHVPSRELPRVLNELYAALRPAGILFISNPRGSGEGWSGQRYGHFMEIDNSREFLANAQFEMLDHYYRPPGKPRHEQPWLAITARKLR from the coding sequence ATGGAAACGCAAAGCGAGTCATTGGCAGAGATCGAAGCCGCTACGCTGAATCATTACAATCAAAATGCCAAATCGTATTGGCAGGGTACTAAGGAGCACGACGTCTCGCAGAACTATGCGGCCTTCCTGGGCGCGTTGCCGCAAGATGAAGCGCTGGACATTTTAGACTTGGGCTGCGGGCCTGGCAGAGACGTGTTCTATTTCAAGTCATTGGGCCATCGTCCGGTTGGCCTGGACGGCAGCGAAGTGTTTTGCCGGATGGCGCGCGCTTACAGTGGCTGTCGGATATTGCAGCAAAGTATGCTTAGCCTTGATTTGCAGGCACTGAGCTTTGATGGCATCTTTGCCAATGCGTCCTTATTTCACGTGCCTAGCCGGGAATTACCGCGAGTGCTTAATGAGTTGTACGCGGCGTTAAGACCGGCGGGGATTTTGTTTATCTCCAACCCACGCGGCAGCGGCGAAGGCTGGTCCGGGCAACGTTACGGCCATTTCATGGAAATCGACAATAGCCGGGAGTTTTTGGCAAACGCGCAATTCGAGATGCTGGATCATTACTACCGCCCACCCGGCAAGCCCAGGCACGAGCAACCCTGGCTGGCAATTACGGCCCGGAAGCTTAGGTGA
- a CDS encoding hybrid sensor histidine kinase/response regulator has protein sequence MVATGTRDVRKPNPFIDHLSSKAFFRAPASRPFAHFQNLTLSFSPTKLFAIPEFDEDSEQQFWEERYRVLLSPLKWALALGATAFLAYTLLDLQIGNTANAEAFLRLPIVLVLLGLFRYLHVELAAVSNINTIAKLSAGLSAANLIVVLLYDGNPRYYAEIWPALLPMYFFSYGQMFMSLRATIGFGWGTALAMPLAGYSLGLTIIDLIPSILNLAIVNVFGVCTRCQLETYARNSFREKRKVELIAERKSRFLHQLSHNLRQPLQALSCYSSVMEAACGEPASQHLQHVASRMGLAIDELNRAINHILDIGNLENGSQQPLLTHVEINLLLSALENQFAPQAAKRGLNLIVRLRQSPPYNVYSDISILSQITGNLLDNAIKYTQSGWIVVAAVKTGPNRLKLHVRDSGPGIADDVRVDIFKEFVRGQRRRNDTAAPGLGIGLAYVATAIQHLPDHELALHSKPGHGCDFQLTLPVTQHQQPALESHAPTGDFAGRFILAVDDDADMLEALSCQLQAWGCEIQTASSLAETRLALADNVRIPDLLITDFLLSNSETAHDIIAAVYADCGPVPILVLSAEGINDSEKAKWPTDTCLLRKPAKSDMLMGMMAKAMGLS, from the coding sequence ATGGTTGCGACTGGAACCCGCGACGTGCGCAAACCCAACCCGTTTATCGACCATCTATCCAGCAAGGCGTTTTTCCGAGCACCCGCCAGTCGCCCGTTTGCGCATTTTCAGAATTTAACGCTGTCATTCAGCCCCACCAAACTATTTGCCATCCCGGAGTTTGATGAAGACAGCGAACAGCAATTTTGGGAAGAGCGTTATCGGGTATTGCTCAGCCCCTTAAAATGGGCTTTGGCCTTGGGCGCTACTGCTTTCCTGGCCTATACACTGCTTGATCTGCAAATTGGTAATACCGCAAACGCCGAAGCCTTCTTAAGACTACCCATCGTCTTGGTGCTTTTGGGTTTATTCAGATACTTGCATGTCGAATTGGCTGCCGTATCAAACATTAATACCATAGCTAAACTCAGCGCCGGACTTTCCGCAGCCAACTTAATCGTCGTCTTGTTATATGACGGCAACCCCCGCTACTACGCTGAAATCTGGCCGGCCCTGCTACCCATGTATTTTTTCAGTTACGGGCAAATGTTTATGTCACTGCGGGCGACCATAGGCTTTGGCTGGGGCACCGCGCTGGCAATGCCGCTGGCCGGATATTCGCTAGGTTTGACCATTATCGACTTGATCCCGTCCATTCTGAATCTAGCGATCGTTAACGTGTTTGGGGTTTGCACTCGATGTCAATTGGAAACCTACGCCCGCAACTCGTTCCGAGAAAAACGCAAAGTGGAATTAATCGCCGAACGCAAAAGCCGTTTCTTGCACCAGCTCAGCCATAATTTGCGCCAACCGCTGCAGGCCCTGAGTTGTTATTCCTCGGTTATGGAAGCGGCTTGCGGCGAACCCGCTAGCCAGCATTTGCAACATGTCGCTAGCCGTATGGGATTGGCGATAGACGAACTAAACCGGGCCATCAACCATATTCTGGACATCGGCAATCTGGAAAACGGCAGCCAACAGCCATTATTAACCCATGTTGAGATTAACCTGCTGCTATCCGCGCTGGAAAACCAGTTTGCGCCGCAAGCTGCCAAACGTGGGCTGAACTTAATCGTGCGCCTGCGCCAAAGCCCCCCATACAACGTCTATAGTGACATCAGCATTTTGAGCCAAATCACCGGCAACCTGCTGGATAACGCCATCAAATATACTCAGAGCGGCTGGATCGTCGTAGCGGCAGTCAAAACTGGCCCCAACCGTTTGAAACTACATGTCCGAGACAGCGGCCCCGGCATTGCGGACGATGTCCGTGTCGATATTTTCAAGGAATTCGTGCGCGGCCAACGCCGTCGCAACGACACGGCGGCGCCGGGTTTGGGCATTGGTCTGGCTTACGTCGCCACGGCCATCCAGCATCTGCCGGACCACGAGCTGGCGCTGCACTCCAAACCCGGACACGGCTGCGATTTTCAACTGACATTACCCGTCACTCAACACCAGCAACCCGCGCTGGAATCGCACGCGCCAACCGGCGATTTCGCCGGCCGTTTTATCTTGGCCGTGGACGACGATGCCGACATGCTGGAGGCCTTAAGCTGCCAGCTGCAGGCCTGGGGCTGCGAGATACAAACTGCCAGTTCGCTGGCCGAAACCCGATTGGCCCTAGCCGACAACGTGCGCATCCCGGACTTGTTGATCACCGATTTTCTCCTTAGCAACTCTGAGACCGCGCACGACATCATCGCCGCCGTTTACGCCGACTGCGGTCCGGTGCCAATTTTGGTATTGTCGGCAGAAGGTATCAACGATTCGGAAAAAGCCAAATGGCCGACCGACACCTGTTTGCTGCGAAAGCCGGCGAAGTCGGATATGTTGATGGGGATGATGGCCAAGGCAATGGGCCTGAGTTGA
- a CDS encoding C1 family peptidase: MARNYRYTLGWRPDLPDIRDYQPESDSIQKILSKSEALKAAPKQLPASVDLRSWCSPIEDQGDLGSCTANAGVGLIEYFERRAFGKHLDASRLFLYKATRTLAGDKGDSGAQLRDTMKALVLFGVPPEQYHPYDIAQFDQEPTAFCYAFAQNYKALQYYRLDPPGTPLSKRLNIIKTNLAAKLPSMFGFSVYNSIYDTANKSGEIPYPGPGDKLVGGHAVVAIGYDDTKKIGKTKGALLIRNSWGDTWGQKGYGWLPYKYIEDGLADDFWSLIKTGYVDTELFN, from the coding sequence ATGGCCAGAAACTATCGATACACCTTGGGGTGGCGACCGGATTTACCGGACATCCGCGACTATCAACCGGAAAGCGATAGTATCCAAAAGATACTCAGTAAATCGGAAGCCTTAAAAGCCGCACCCAAACAATTACCAGCTTCCGTAGACCTGCGGTCTTGGTGCTCGCCTATAGAAGATCAGGGCGATCTAGGCTCCTGCACCGCCAACGCCGGTGTTGGCCTGATCGAATACTTTGAGCGGCGAGCCTTTGGCAAACATCTGGATGCCTCCCGTTTATTTCTATACAAAGCCACCCGTACCCTGGCCGGCGATAAAGGCGATTCCGGCGCACAGCTCCGCGACACCATGAAAGCCCTGGTGTTATTCGGCGTACCGCCCGAACAATATCATCCTTACGATATTGCCCAATTCGATCAGGAACCCACGGCGTTCTGCTACGCCTTCGCGCAAAATTACAAAGCCCTGCAATATTACCGCCTAGACCCGCCCGGCACGCCGTTATCCAAACGCTTGAACATCATCAAAACCAATCTGGCTGCCAAACTACCGTCGATGTTCGGTTTTTCCGTTTACAACTCGATTTACGACACGGCCAACAAATCCGGCGAAATTCCTTATCCAGGCCCCGGCGACAAACTGGTCGGCGGCCATGCCGTTGTCGCCATCGGCTACGACGACACCAAGAAAATCGGCAAAACCAAAGGCGCGTTATTGATTAGAAACTCCTGGGGTGATACTTGGGGCCAAAAAGGTTACGGCTGGTTGCCCTATAAATATATTGAGGATGGTTTGGCGGATGATTTTTGGTCGTTGATTAAGACGGGGTATGTGGATACTGAATTGTTTAATTGA
- the dbpA gene encoding ATP-dependent RNA helicase DbpA, translated as MNTPEFSSLPLKPALLENIESLGYTHLTPIQAESLPHILEGKDVIAQAKTGSGKTAAFGIGLLSRLDLSSFKVQAMVICPTRELADQVCKEIRQLARFTQNIKVVALCGGTPFAPQRSSLEHGVHVVVGTPGRLQEHLQKASLRLDHLKVLVLDEADRMLDMGFADIISDVISYAPTHRQTLLFSATYAEPIRALSQKFQFKPVSVSVETSHHDNPIEQRFHQVDKAKRLNALGYMLAYHRPESTVVFCNTKRECQDVADTLTSCGFSVQALHGDLEQKDRDQVLVRFANKSCSILVATDVAARGLDIKDMQAVINYELPWDPEVYVHRIGRTGRAGAKGLALSLVSEAELNRVKAIEEYIAGSVKWDEIAPFKLGSEHRFEPPMVTLWIDGGRKDKMRPGDILGALTGTNGIAGGEVGKIDIFDKHAYVAVKRGSADKALTCLRAGKIKGRNFNVRKSQWN; from the coding sequence GTGAATACACCTGAATTTTCTTCCCTGCCGTTAAAACCCGCCCTACTGGAAAACATCGAGTCGCTGGGTTATACCCACCTCACGCCCATTCAAGCCGAAAGCCTGCCGCACATTCTGGAAGGTAAGGATGTGATTGCTCAAGCCAAAACCGGCAGCGGCAAGACCGCGGCATTTGGGATTGGTTTGTTGTCGCGGCTGGATTTGAGTAGCTTCAAAGTGCAAGCCATGGTGATTTGTCCGACTCGCGAATTGGCCGACCAGGTTTGCAAGGAAATCAGGCAACTGGCGCGCTTCACCCAAAACATTAAAGTCGTGGCTTTGTGCGGCGGTACACCGTTCGCGCCGCAACGCAGTTCGCTGGAACACGGCGTACATGTGGTGGTGGGTACGCCGGGCCGTTTACAGGAACATCTACAAAAAGCCAGTTTGCGCCTCGATCATTTGAAAGTATTGGTGCTGGACGAAGCGGACCGCATGCTGGATATGGGTTTTGCCGACATTATCTCCGACGTGATTTCTTATGCACCTACCCACAGGCAAACCTTGTTGTTCTCCGCGACGTATGCCGAGCCGATTCGCGCCTTAAGCCAAAAATTTCAATTCAAACCGGTGTCGGTCAGCGTTGAAACCAGCCATCACGATAATCCGATCGAACAGCGTTTTCATCAGGTCGACAAAGCCAAGCGCCTGAACGCACTGGGCTATATGCTGGCGTACCATCGCCCGGAATCGACAGTGGTGTTTTGCAATACCAAACGCGAATGCCAAGACGTGGCCGATACGCTGACCAGTTGCGGTTTTTCCGTGCAGGCGCTGCATGGCGACCTGGAACAAAAAGATCGTGATCAAGTGCTGGTGCGCTTTGCCAATAAAAGTTGTTCGATTCTGGTCGCTACCGATGTCGCCGCCCGTGGTCTGGACATCAAGGACATGCAAGCGGTGATCAATTACGAATTGCCCTGGGATCCGGAAGTGTACGTGCACAGAATTGGCCGTACCGGCCGGGCCGGTGCAAAAGGTCTGGCGCTGAGTTTGGTCAGCGAAGCGGAGTTGAACCGCGTCAAAGCCATTGAAGAATATATTGCAGGCTCCGTAAAGTGGGACGAAATTGCACCGTTTAAACTGGGCAGCGAACACCGCTTCGAGCCGCCCATGGTCACGCTGTGGATAGACGGCGGCCGCAAAGACAAAATGCGGCCGGGCGATATTTTGGGCGCGCTAACCGGCACTAACGGCATAGCCGGCGGCGAAGTGGGTAAGATCGACATCTTCGATAAACACGCCTATGTTGCGGTGAAGCGCGGCAGTGCGGATAAGGCTTTGACCTGCTTGCGGGCCGGCAAAATCAAAGGCCGCAATTTCAATGTGCGCAAGTCGCAATGGAATTAG
- a CDS encoding M15 family metallopeptidase, whose amino-acid sequence MSSFKLGEKSLKELNGVHTDLVAVVKRAIELSVQDFSVHDGIRTLEEQKELVRQGASQTLDSRHITGHAVDLVPYINGKLRWEWEPIYKIADAVRIAANELGIPIRWGGAWDVAFTETTDSPADLVADYVARRKKAGKKAFIDGPHFELPKTKYP is encoded by the coding sequence ATGAGCAGTTTTAAATTGGGTGAAAAATCGCTAAAAGAATTAAATGGTGTTCATACAGATTTAGTAGCGGTTGTAAAACGAGCTATCGAACTATCAGTGCAGGATTTTTCTGTTCACGATGGCATTCGCACCTTAGAGGAGCAAAAAGAATTGGTCAGACAGGGCGCATCTCAAACATTGGATTCCAGACATATCACAGGACATGCTGTAGATTTGGTGCCGTATATAAACGGTAAGTTGCGTTGGGAATGGGAGCCTATTTATAAAATTGCCGATGCAGTGAGAATAGCCGCCAACGAGTTAGGCATTCCAATCCGCTGGGGAGGCGCTTGGGATGTTGCATTTACGGAAACAACCGACTCGCCGGCGGATTTAGTAGCAGATTATGTTGCTCGACGGAAAAAAGCCGGGAAAAAAGCGTTTATTGATGGTCCGCACTTTGAATTGCCGAAAACCAAATATCCGTAG